The Streptomyces tubercidicus DNA segment CGTCTTGTCGAAGCCGACGGGCCGACCGCCCATGCTGCCGCGGCGGTAGCGGTTGGCCCGCTGGTTCTTCGGTTCGGGGATCGTGTGCTTGATCTGGCGTCGTCGCAGGTAGCGGCGGTTGCGGCGGGAGGAGTACGCCCTATCTTTGATTGCGTTGATTGCCACGTGGGCTCGGCCATCGGCGCGACAGCCGGATGGAGCCCCTGGCAGATGGGTTATCGCCAGGAGAACCGTCTTTACCAGAGGCCCCGCAGGCCCGCGGCTCTCGCGCGAGCTCCGCTGCTCGACGGCCCGGATCGAACCCTGACCCGCCCCGCGGGTGCGGGCCACGTCCCTCACCCGCGGGGCGATCGGGCCACGGGCCACCCGCAGCCCAGTGCGCTCACGGCTTCCGGGCGACGATGACTCCGTTGGCGGCCGGTGCGGCGAAGGAGCGTATCTCGACGTCGGTGAAGCCGGTCTCCAGCAGCCAGTCGCGGTACTCGGCCCCGGTGTAGTTGCGGCCGAAGGTCTCTACCAGCATGGACAAGCTCATCAGCGTGGCGTCGAGCGGGCCGTCCTTGGCGTCAGCAACCAGCAGCTCGCTGATCAGCAGGCGCCCGCCGGGAGCGAGTGCCTCGTAGCAGTTGCGCAGGATCCTCTTGCACTGATCGACGTCCCAGTCGTGCAGGATCATCGAGAGCAGCACGGCGTCCTGGTTGGTGGGCAGCGGGTCGGTGAAGAAGTCGCCGGCGGCGAAGGAGATGCGGTCGCCGAAGCCCGCCTGCTCGACCTTCTTACGCGTCAGGTCGCACACGAAGGGAAGGTCGAAGATCGTGGCGTGCAGGGACGGGTACGCCCGGCTCAGTTCGATCGCGTAGGCTCCGCCCCCTCCTCCCACGTCCAGTAGCGACAGGTCGCCCGACAGGTCGACCGCGTCCGCCAAAGCCCGCGCCGTGGGCCTGGAAATCGCGCTCATGCCCTCCCAGAACGACTCCACGACCACGGGGTTCTCATCGTCGAACAACGAGTCACGCTGTTCGCTGTCCCAGGCGGTCGGGCGGTTCGTGCGCAGCGCCTCGTCCAGCCGCAGCCAGCCGGGGTAGTCATGGCGCGAGACGATCTCCACCCAGCCGCCGACGTAGTCCTCACCTCCACGAAGCAGGTACCGGTGGGTCATCGGCGTGTTGCGGTACCCCTCGCCGTCACGCTCCAGCAGGCCCAGCCCCGCGCAGGCGGTGACCAGTTGCTCGACCGGGCGTTCCTCCAGGCCCATGTCGCCGGCCAGTTCGGCCGGCGTCATGCCCGGGCGCTTGGCGAAGCGCCCGAACACGTCGCGTTCGTGCGCGGTCACGAGCGTCTGGGACACCCACAGGCCGTAGACCATGTTCATGATCGGCATGACCGATACAGGTTCTTCCTGCATGGACGTCATCGTCACCTCTCAGTTCAGTACGGACCTCGTCGTGACCACCGACCGGTTTCGGAGCCGGATTACGTGCCGGAACGCATCGGTGGGCGGGAAGTGGTGAGTGGGCGGGAGCCGCCCACCGCCGGCGGGCCGACAGCCGGCCGGCCCGGGTGGGGCGGGCGGTCTCAGACGGTGCGCTCGGCCACGTCCAGGCTCCATCGCCGCGCCGTGTCGTTGGCAGCGGTGCGCGTCGCATCCGAGGGCACGATCGGGGTTGCCGCCTTACGGCCGAAGAGAACATTCATCGGCTCCTCGATGTCCCCGGCGTAGCCCATGGCGAAGCAGCCCTGCTGGTAGCCGATCATTTTGAGGACGTCCTCGGAGAAGGTGCGGGCCAGTTCCGGAGGGGCAACGAGGTACTGGTTCTCCTCCTGACGAACCCAGCCCGCGCAGTAACTGAGGATCAGTCCCTGCCGCACCTGGTCCGAGCGGTTGGTGCCGCCTCCGTGCACCACCTTCCCGTTGAAGATGAACACCGATCCCTTGCTCATCTCGACGGGGATGGTGTCCTCCTCCCTCACGTCGTCGGCGTCGATCGCATCAGTGCCGGGGGCCACGCGGGTGGCCCCGTTCTCCTTGGTGAAGTCGGTGAACGCCCAGAAGA contains these protein-coding regions:
- a CDS encoding methyltransferase, encoding MQEEPVSVMPIMNMVYGLWVSQTLVTAHERDVFGRFAKRPGMTPAELAGDMGLEERPVEQLVTACAGLGLLERDGEGYRNTPMTHRYLLRGGEDYVGGWVEIVSRHDYPGWLRLDEALRTNRPTAWDSEQRDSLFDDENPVVVESFWEGMSAISRPTARALADAVDLSGDLSLLDVGGGGGAYAIELSRAYPSLHATIFDLPFVCDLTRKKVEQAGFGDRISFAAGDFFTDPLPTNQDAVLLSMILHDWDVDQCKRILRNCYEALAPGGRLLISELLVADAKDGPLDATLMSLSMLVETFGRNYTGAEYRDWLLETGFTDVEIRSFAAPAANGVIVARKP
- a CDS encoding phytanoyl-CoA dioxygenase family protein; translation: MKPKVNDRFDKDAPVDEVMHSLDENGYAIVENVLPHETVDALLSEMEPWIEATPFGPDAFAGQRTKRTGSLVARSAAARDLIVHPLCKGVARQVLKSSTEFQLSQTQLISAYPGSVSQKLHKDELVWDFFPFASDHHVMCQFFWAFTDFTKENGATRVAPGTDAIDADDVREEDTIPVEMSKGSVFIFNGKVVHGGGTNRSDQVRQGLILSYCAGWVRQEENQYLVAPPELARTFSEDVLKMIGYQQGCFAMGYAGDIEEPMNVLFGRKAATPIVPSDATRTAANDTARRWSLDVAERTV